DNA from Cygnus atratus isolate AKBS03 ecotype Queensland, Australia chromosome 7, CAtr_DNAZoo_HiC_assembly, whole genome shotgun sequence:
CACTGAGGCCAAAGAGACAACAACTGTGCATGAGTTGAAAAAGGTGGTGGAGGGAATACTGAAGAGGCCACCGGAGGAGCAGAGGCTCTACAAAGATGACCAGCTGCTGGATGATGATGACAGAACTTTGCTAGACTGTGGCTTAAGCAGCCAAAACTGCCGTCCTCATATTCCTGCCACAGTGGGCTTAGCTTTATTCAGACCTGGTAGTGGCTCCTTTGAGCCACTGCGCATTGACCCCTTCTCAAGCACCCCAGAGCTACCTGATGTTGTGAAGTCACAAGACTCTGGTAGCAGCTCCAGTGAGCAAGCCTTGCGTTAAAACCATAATCTTCTGTTCTGCCTCTTCCAGATAGGAAGCTGGTGTTGTCTATGTATTCTGCTCCTATCCACACCTTTCCAAAGTTGTCTACCTGAATAATAAAGCATTGCAATTCAATTACATGATGTCAATGTGCTGTAGTGCCCAGGGAACCCACAGAACTGTTTCCTGAGAGGCTTTtctcagatggcagcagctgatGGCATGTATGCCTCCTGAATTGTAAGTGGTATGTTCTGCCACTTGTGTTCCTTCCAGCCAATCCCCATGGCCTTACCAGTTCTGAGGTTCTGGCTCTGGGGAAAGAAGTGCTGCCCAGACTAACTTGGTAGACAAGCAGATCTATCAGTCTTCATTTTGGCTCCCCAAAATAGTGCTTCTGAGGAGTTTAGCTGGAAATCTTGGGAGAAAGGGCTGCAGAATAAACTTCTAACGATTTTGCTGCAAGCAAGAGCAAGACCTGAGCAGAGGTGAGCTTAGAAAATGGAGCTTGTGTCCTTTCAAGTTAAGGGACATTGCACTAACACAATGCGCAAGAAACTTCTAAATCTGACATTGAGCTTGGTCACTGGCAAGGACTgcacaaaggtgtttttttttttttccaacagagCTTAAAAAAGGACAGTACAGTTAGAAATGAATATACTAAAACTGCAGCTCTTGATAAGAGGCCTGCAAGAAGGAAGTCTGTCACCACATGCTTTAAAGCGTGGGATCAGTCCCATCAAActctttagtcttttttttcctctggtaaCAATTAGAGATGCTAATATATCTATTCCCTGAATAAAACTTTGTAGTGTTATTGTTGagctttctttctcctctacCAAGGATAATTTAAGTAGGCCAGTCTATCAGAGTCCAAAAACTTAAAGCTACTCAGTCCTGTCCATGACAGCTCCTCGgagttttttccccttattaATAGATCAAGAAAGCAAGCATCTTTTTAGAAGTATTCTTAAACCTCActagaacaaatgaaaaagctcCAGTCTGCCAGCAGCATCAGGATCTAGGTTTTCATGCTATCTGTACATCTGGTTtgtccagcctttccttccaATACAGGAGCACTGCTGCAGAACTAGGATGCCATCTAGTGACTTGCTGTTTTTtagcagagaacaaaaataaagttccAGATCTGTCACCTTTGTACATAAACAGCTGTACTAATGTAGCTGGGCTGTAGCTAGCACAATCTACTCTGCGAAGTTGTTGATACTTCCCACAACACTTGCTGGAA
Protein-coding regions in this window:
- the ELOB gene encoding elongin-B produces the protein MDVYLMIRRHKMTIFTEAKETTTVHELKKVVEGILKRPPEEQRLYKDDQLLDDDDRTLLDCGLSSQNCRPHIPATVGLALFRPGSGSFEPLRIDPFSSTPELPDVVKSQDSGSSSSEQALR